From a single Okeanomitos corallinicola TIOX110 genomic region:
- a CDS encoding SDR family oxidoreductase has protein sequence MSNTSYIFVAGASRGVGQEIAKFLTAQDIKVKALLRTEVAAKDLESLGIKPVLGDALKVDDVEKAILGDEPIQAVITTLGGLPTDGVKPDFIGNKNLIDAAVKAKVQRFILVTSIGCGDSVGALPPQALETLKPVLIEKEKAEQYLINSGLNYTIIRPGGLKSEPATGNGILTTNTQIVGSIHRADVAELVCRCLNSVNANNQVLSALDKNMIYPGLPEYVEFNLG, from the coding sequence ATGTCCAATACATCTTATATTTTTGTCGCTGGTGCTAGTCGTGGTGTTGGTCAAGAAATTGCTAAATTTTTGACTGCACAAGATATAAAAGTAAAAGCACTTTTGAGAACAGAAGTAGCAGCCAAGGATTTAGAATCTCTTGGTATTAAACCAGTTTTAGGTGATGCTTTGAAAGTGGATGATGTTGAAAAAGCTATTTTAGGAGATGAACCTATTCAAGCTGTAATAACTACCCTTGGTGGTTTACCTACAGATGGTGTCAAACCTGATTTTATTGGTAATAAAAACTTAATTGATGCCGCAGTTAAAGCCAAAGTTCAAAGGTTTATTTTGGTGACTTCTATCGGTTGTGGTGATAGTGTGGGTGCGCTACCTCCCCAGGCTTTGGAAACTCTTAAACCTGTATTGATTGAAAAGGAAAAAGCTGAACAATATTTAATTAACAGCGGATTGAATTATACAATTATTCGCCCTGGTGGGTTAAAATCTGAACCAGCGACAGGTAATGGTATTTTAACAACAAATACACAAATTGTTGGTAGTATTCACCGTGCTGATGTTGCTGAGTTGGTTTGTCGTTGTTTAAATTCTGTTAATGCTAATAATCAAGTTTTATCTGCATTGGATAAAAATATGATTTATCCAGGTTTACCAGAATATGTGGAGTTTAATTTGGGTTAG
- a CDS encoding CHRD domain-containing protein yields the protein MTDPLIDVTGSVNPDEYAFFDDIHPTTKLHQFISQTFAETLITEGVIPELLAYSATLADSSELPDWLKFNPITQTFSGTPTDGNVGSIDVKVTATDKDGFTATDIFSIEVQSMNISTPEGNSGIQTKSFEVFLDEASTESIIVNYQTIPITAIPISGTNIEIFTAMLEGSQEIPGVTTTATGMASAELNTQAATLSYRLEVNGLDFNGQTETTADDVVGLHIHDGVRGENGPVDFSILDDDDLQITVEEGKTIITGIWEAEEGLTAEEIAEFTSAMMGEDTSYYFNIHTTANPGGELRGQIINETPVFVPTTEVFAAMLEGSQEIPGVTTTATGMASAELNTQAATFSYRLEFSGLDFNGQTETTADDVVGLHIHDGVRGESGPVDFNILTDDDLQITEEEGKTIITGIWEAEEGLTAEEIAEFTSAMMGEDTSYYFNIHTTANPGGELRGQIVSAAPDYVSTSGTLIFAPGETSKTVEVAIVGDREIEGDETFKIVLTDAEDSSQILGEQLITIMDDDYPSRRLSFGTPEGEEINPEPGQILFAGDGNDTINSTDDNDIFAGDGNDFVIVNSHSSISAGDGNDFVSVGVNGPAHDTIVNGGNGEDSLFVVEANGTNILFGAAEADELTVIEGSNQMLFGGSGNDKIVSQGSNNRLFGGSGIDVLVSNQNDMISGGEGDDVLFAGVAGGNKLTGGNGMDQFWVANGSLPMSYNIITDFTIGVDKIGFGGVEVLDFGQVTREQMGADTLLKIDTIEVALLQGINADSLTANDFAFAASVVAM from the coding sequence TTGACCGACCCTTTAATTGATGTAACTGGTAGTGTAAATCCAGATGAATACGCCTTTTTTGATGATATTCACCCCACGACAAAACTACATCAATTCATATCCCAAACCTTTGCAGAAACACTAATAACAGAGGGAGTTATTCCCGAATTGCTGGCCTATTCAGCTACCCTTGCAGATAGTAGTGAATTACCAGATTGGTTAAAGTTTAATCCAATTACTCAAACTTTTAGTGGTACTCCTACAGATGGAAATGTAGGCAGTATAGATGTAAAAGTCACTGCAACAGATAAAGACGGTTTCACAGCTACAGATATATTTTCAATTGAGGTACAAAGCATGAACATTTCTACACCCGAAGGAAACAGCGGAATCCAAACTAAATCCTTTGAAGTTTTTCTAGATGAAGCAAGTACAGAATCCATAATTGTTAACTACCAAACTATCCCCATCACCGCTATTCCCATCAGTGGAACAAACATAGAAATCTTCACAGCAATGTTAGAAGGTAGTCAAGAAATACCTGGTGTGACTACCACCGCTACTGGAATGGCCAGTGCAGAATTGAATACCCAAGCTGCAACTTTAAGCTACAGATTAGAAGTCAATGGACTAGACTTTAATGGTCAAACAGAAACCACAGCAGATGATGTAGTAGGGTTACACATTCATGATGGTGTCAGAGGTGAAAACGGCCCTGTAGACTTTAGCATCCTCGATGATGACGACTTACAAATTACCGTAGAAGAAGGTAAAACTATCATCACCGGCATTTGGGAAGCAGAAGAAGGATTAACTGCTGAAGAAATAGCTGAATTCACCTCAGCAATGATGGGAGAAGATACCTCTTATTACTTCAACATTCATACCACCGCAAACCCAGGGGGAGAATTAAGAGGACAAATTATCAACGAAACACCTGTATTTGTTCCCACCACAGAAGTATTTGCAGCAATGTTAGAAGGTAGTCAAGAAATACCTGGTGTGACTACCACCGCTACTGGAATGGCCAGTGCAGAATTGAATACCCAAGCTGCAACCTTTAGCTACAGATTAGAATTTAGTGGTTTAGACTTTAATGGTCAAACAGAAACCACAGCAGATGATGTAGTAGGGTTACACATTCATGATGGTGTCAGAGGTGAAAGTGGTCCTGTAGACTTTAATATTTTGACTGATGATGATTTACAAATTACCGAAGAAGAAGGTAAAACTATCATCACCGGCATTTGGGAAGCAGAAGAAGGATTAACTGCTGAAGAAATAGCTGAATTCACCTCAGCAATGATGGGAGAAGATACCTCTTATTACTTCAACATTCATACCACCGCAAACCCAGGGGGAGAATTAAGAGGACAAATAGTTAGTGCTGCACCAGATTATGTTTCTACTTCAGGAACTCTGATTTTTGCACCAGGAGAAACCAGTAAAACTGTTGAAGTTGCTATTGTTGGAGATAGGGAAATTGAAGGTGATGAGACTTTTAAAATAGTCTTAACAGATGCTGAAGATAGTTCTCAAATTCTGGGAGAACAGTTAATCACAATTATGGATGATGATTATCCATCCAGAAGATTAAGTTTTGGCACTCCTGAAGGTGAAGAAATCAACCCCGAACCAGGACAAATCTTATTTGCAGGTGACGGAAATGACACAATAAATTCCACCGATGATAATGATATCTTTGCAGGTGATGGTAATGATTTTGTCATCGTTAATAGTCATTCTTCCATTTCCGCAGGAGATGGAAATGATTTTGTAAGTGTTGGAGTTAATGGACCTGCTCACGATACCATTGTTAATGGTGGTAATGGTGAAGATTCCTTATTTGTTGTAGAAGCCAATGGTACTAACATTTTATTTGGTGCAGCAGAAGCAGATGAACTAACAGTTATTGAAGGTTCAAATCAAATGTTGTTTGGTGGTTCAGGCAACGATAAAATAGTTAGTCAAGGTAGCAACAACCGTCTGTTTGGTGGTTCTGGAATTGATGTTTTAGTTTCCAACCAAAATGATATGATTTCCGGTGGTGAAGGTGATGATGTTCTCTTTGCTGGTGTAGCAGGAGGTAATAAACTAACCGGTGGGAATGGTATGGATCAATTCTGGGTTGCTAATGGTAGTTTACCCATGAGTTACAACATCATTACTGATTTCACAATTGGTGTTGATAAAATCGGTTTTGGTGGTGTGGAAGTTCTTGATTTTGGTCAAGTAACTAGAGAACAAATGGGTGCTGATACATTGTTGAAAATAGATACCATTGAGGTAGCTTTGTTACAAGGAATAAATGCAGATAGTCTGACTGCAAATGACTTTGCTTTTGCTGCTAGTGTAGTTGCAATGTAG
- a CDS encoding DUF1614 domain-containing protein gives MIYLPVSLLLFLVLLLLLPFIWFAVAVDVVEVAVAKLGFSPNIAFLLLVLVIITSTINIPIYRLEAPVQLADEFEALWLKEFWGIPLRRVQRSTVIALNVGGGLIPVVLALYQFSQGNTLAILSVTAIVTVVSYLAARVVPGIGIQMNPLLAPLTAAISAMVIASSHAAPVAFAGGVLGTVIGADLLHLKDIQAMSSGVLSIGGAGVFDGIALCGLFALLLS, from the coding sequence ATGATTTATCTACCAGTTTCATTACTATTATTTTTAGTTTTGTTGTTGCTGCTGCCATTTATTTGGTTTGCAGTTGCAGTGGATGTAGTAGAAGTTGCGGTAGCTAAGTTAGGTTTTTCTCCTAACATTGCTTTTTTATTATTGGTGCTAGTAATAATTACCAGTACAATTAATATTCCTATCTACCGTTTAGAAGCACCTGTACAATTAGCAGATGAATTTGAAGCACTGTGGTTAAAGGAATTTTGGGGAATTCCGTTAAGGAGAGTACAACGTTCTACCGTAATCGCTCTAAATGTGGGTGGTGGATTAATACCCGTAGTTTTGGCATTATACCAATTTTCCCAGGGCAATACTTTAGCCATTTTATCAGTTACTGCCATTGTCACCGTTGTTAGTTACTTAGCCGCCAGGGTAGTACCAGGAATTGGGATTCAAATGAATCCGTTATTAGCTCCCCTAACTGCTGCCATATCCGCTATGGTCATAGCATCATCCCATGCAGCACCTGTCGCTTTTGCTGGTGGTGTTCTGGGTACTGTAATTGGTGCTGACTTGTTGCATCTCAAAGATATTCAAGCCATGAGTTCAGGAGTTTTGAGTATTGGCGGTGCGGGTGTATTTGATGGTATTGCTTTATGTGGATTATTTGCACTGTTATTGAGTTGA
- a CDS encoding Uma2 family endonuclease: MTIAKERQITLDEFLNLPETKPASEFINGEITQKPMPQGEHSRLQIKLCTTINQAAETQKIAYAFPELSCTFDGATIVPDISVFRWERIPKTASGKISNRFEVHPDWVIEILSPEQQQKKVLTKLLHCSRNGTELGWLMNPEEESVIAVFPGQKIELYDNNDQLAIIAGINLELTVSEVFSWLSLS, encoded by the coding sequence ATGACTATAGCTAAAGAACGCCAAATTACACTGGATGAGTTTCTTAACTTACCAGAAACTAAACCAGCATCGGAATTTATTAACGGGGAAATTACACAAAAACCAATGCCACAGGGTGAACACAGTCGTCTACAGATTAAATTGTGTACTACTATTAACCAAGCAGCAGAAACACAAAAAATTGCCTATGCTTTCCCAGAACTAAGTTGTACTTTTGACGGTGCAACTATTGTACCTGATATATCCGTATTTCGGTGGGAAAGAATCCCTAAAACTGCATCAGGGAAAATTAGTAATAGGTTTGAAGTTCATCCTGATTGGGTAATAGAAATTCTCTCACCCGAACAACAACAAAAAAAAGTATTAACTAAATTATTGCATTGTTCCCGCAATGGCACAGAATTAGGATGGTTAATGAATCCAGAAGAAGAAAGTGTAATAGCTGTATTTCCAGGGCAAAAAATAGAATTATATGACAATAATGATCAGTTAGCAATAATTGCAGGTATTAATTTAGAACTCACTGTTTCAGAAGTTTTTAGTTGGTTAAGCCTTAGTTAA
- a CDS encoding WD40 repeat domain-containing protein: protein MQMDWISLLKAQQTDFLQRVKKPKTIDLSLLESQVKGCHGEMMVFWGDTLSEILASSRQQAEILAKNPPPMPPEYPEPPDWTIPFPKFFQSQAEDYLVREQIVNRVITERLGKLVKKVPQDALENMLLDDEGNLRSASKFSYWLTNNPKVSIQVHVADGESFNGIKKDKIRWNVTQEDIRNHQVFIFLCLFYPSSTKLGYQKQAVITGFLPTNQLQFSDSKLSLNPSSLLYAGGLNWYLQSLGGKRYDTAKIDDQVVAEVIQTLPSEHPQKHIIGDWEGWQTLKGHTRGINCLGYSIKALSLTDLSGHNVKTIPILASGSRGETKLWDLSKGELIETLAEYPWSTSGVIDEVNSLAFSTDGQTLVSVGADSTIKIWHTGALDLIDILHKHQGNVRCVAFTPDGQSLATGGDDRKILFWNLRDRQVENTLCLDDTAAHSMVLSQDGKILVTGSYRKIKVWHLMSSHNQKKQQEIQQIYTLKGHSHIVNSLAMSANSQYLVSGSQDKTVRVWNLATGELIHTLKSHREGVYAVALSPDEQIIASGSADKTIKLWHLETGELLGTFSGHANTVTALVFTASGEMLVSGSLDKTIKIWQRSEN from the coding sequence ATGCAAATGGATTGGATTAGTTTACTCAAAGCCCAACAAACTGACTTTCTCCAAAGAGTCAAAAAACCCAAGACAATTGACTTATCGCTCTTAGAAAGTCAAGTAAAAGGTTGTCACGGTGAAATGATGGTATTTTGGGGCGATACCTTGAGCGAAATTTTAGCATCATCTCGTCAACAAGCGGAAATTTTGGCGAAAAATCCGCCTCCCATGCCTCCAGAATATCCTGAACCTCCAGATTGGACAATTCCCTTTCCTAAGTTTTTTCAAAGTCAAGCGGAAGATTATCTAGTCCGAGAACAAATTGTAAATCGGGTGATTACAGAACGCTTGGGTAAATTAGTCAAAAAAGTGCCACAAGACGCTTTAGAAAATATGCTTTTGGATGATGAAGGCAATTTACGCAGTGCAAGTAAATTTTCCTATTGGTTGACTAATAACCCCAAGGTGAGTATTCAAGTTCATGTTGCCGATGGCGAAAGTTTTAACGGCATTAAAAAAGATAAAATTCGCTGGAATGTAACTCAGGAAGATATCAGAAATCACCAAGTTTTTATTTTCCTCTGTTTGTTTTATCCAAGTTCAACTAAATTAGGATATCAAAAGCAAGCTGTAATTACTGGTTTTTTACCTACCAATCAACTGCAATTTTCAGACTCAAAATTATCTCTTAATCCTAGTAGTTTGTTATATGCAGGGGGATTAAATTGGTATTTACAATCTCTAGGTGGTAAAAGATATGATACAGCTAAGATTGATGATCAAGTTGTCGCAGAAGTAATTCAAACCTTACCATCAGAACATCCACAAAAGCATATTATTGGTGACTGGGAAGGTTGGCAAACATTAAAAGGACATACCAGAGGAATTAACTGTTTAGGTTACTCTATTAAAGCTTTATCTTTGACAGATTTGAGTGGTCATAATGTCAAAACTATTCCCATTTTAGCTAGTGGTAGTCGTGGGGAAACAAAGTTATGGGATTTAAGTAAAGGTGAATTAATTGAAACCTTGGCAGAATATCCTTGGTCTACTTCTGGTGTGATAGATGAAGTTAATTCTTTAGCTTTTAGTACCGATGGTCAAACTTTAGTTAGTGTGGGTGCAGACTCGACAATTAAAATTTGGCATACTGGAGCATTAGATTTAATTGATATTCTCCATAAACATCAAGGAAATGTACGTTGTGTTGCTTTTACACCCGATGGACAAAGTTTAGCAACTGGTGGAGATGATAGGAAAATCCTGTTTTGGAATTTGCGCGACCGGCAGGTAGAAAATACCTTATGTTTAGATGATACTGCTGCCCATTCCATGGTATTAAGTCAAGATGGCAAAATTCTGGTAACTGGTAGTTATCGAAAAATTAAGGTGTGGCATTTAATGTCTTCACATAATCAGAAAAAACAGCAAGAAATTCAACAAATATATACATTGAAAGGACATTCTCATATTGTCAATTCTCTAGCCATGAGTGCTAATTCTCAATATTTAGTCAGTGGTAGTCAAGATAAAACTGTCAGAGTTTGGAATTTAGCTACTGGGGAATTAATTCACACTCTCAAAAGTCACAGAGAAGGCGTTTATGCAGTTGCTTTAAGTCCTGATGAACAAATTATAGCTAGTGGTAGTGCTGATAAAACCATCAAATTATGGCATTTAGAAACTGGAGAATTATTAGGAACTTTTTCCGGTCATGCTAACACTGTCACCGCTTTAGTTTTTACCGCATCTGGTGAAATGTTGGTTAGTGGTAGTTTGGATAAAACTATTAAAATTTGGCAACGTAGTGAGAATTAA
- a CDS encoding pyridoxal phosphate-dependent aminotransferase: protein MNYKLSRMSAVQSPIIPVVAELIKNSPGTISLGQGVVHYNPPPEAIELLPKFLSESTNNLYQAVTGIPELITALTNKLSKFNSIEINDHNCIVVTAGSNMGFINAILAITSPGDEIILNTPYYFNHEMAIKMAGCHPVLVATDENYQLIPEKIAQAITPKTRAVVTISPNNPTGVVYPETTLKQVNQICRNRGIYHISDEAYEYFTYDGIKHISPGAFPESSEYTISLYSLSKAYGFASWRIGYMVIPQHLLNAVKKVQDTILICPPVVSQYAALGALQAQNNYLKDNIQTIAQTRKIVINALNQLQDLCTITPANGAFYFFLKVHNQMDALELVKQLIQEHKIAVIPGTTFGMENGCYLRVAYGALQQQTAKQGIERLVKGLKSILS, encoded by the coding sequence ATGAATTATAAATTATCCCGCATGAGTGCTGTTCAATCTCCCATTATTCCCGTAGTTGCAGAACTGATTAAAAACTCCCCTGGGACAATTTCTTTAGGACAAGGAGTAGTTCACTATAACCCTCCACCAGAAGCGATAGAACTATTACCAAAATTCCTATCTGAATCCACAAATAATCTTTATCAAGCTGTTACCGGAATACCGGAATTAATTACAGCATTAACAAACAAATTATCAAAATTTAACAGCATTGAAATTAATGATCATAACTGTATTGTTGTCACTGCTGGTAGTAATATGGGTTTTATAAACGCCATTTTAGCTATTACTTCTCCTGGTGATGAAATTATTTTAAATACGCCATATTATTTTAATCATGAAATGGCAATTAAAATGGCTGGTTGTCATCCGGTTTTAGTAGCAACAGACGAAAATTATCAATTAATTCCTGAAAAAATAGCCCAAGCAATTACACCAAAAACCCGCGCTGTTGTCACAATTTCTCCCAATAATCCTACAGGTGTAGTTTATCCAGAAACAACCTTAAAACAAGTTAATCAAATTTGTCGAAACAGGGGAATTTATCATATTAGTGATGAAGCTTATGAATATTTTACCTATGATGGGATAAAACACATTTCTCCTGGTGCATTTCCAGAAAGTAGTGAATATACAATTTCTCTTTATAGTCTTTCTAAAGCCTATGGTTTTGCAAGTTGGAGAATTGGTTATATGGTAATTCCCCAACATTTATTAAATGCAGTCAAAAAAGTCCAAGATACAATTCTAATTTGTCCTCCTGTAGTTTCCCAATATGCAGCATTAGGAGCATTACAAGCTCAAAATAATTATTTAAAAGATAACATTCAAACAATTGCCCAAACTCGAAAAATAGTCATTAATGCACTCAACCAACTGCAAGATTTATGTACCATCACTCCTGCAAATGGAGCATTTTACTTTTTCCTAAAAGTGCATAATCAAATGGATGCTTTAGAATTAGTTAAACAATTAATTCAAGAACATAAAATAGCAGTCATTCCTGGTACAACCTTCGGTATGGAAAATGGTTGTTATTTGCGCGTTGCTTACGGTGCATTACAACAACAAACGGCAAAACAAGGAATAGAAAGACTAGTCAAAGGACTAAAATCAATTCTATCCTAA
- a CDS encoding DUF3318 domain-containing protein has protein sequence MEANLEIRRLLDVMPASGRMMTKIVSKPEQKKVIDAAFPLPWSQERPIYINFDLWRRLTKPQRDLLLLYQVSWLIGIKWIKPDIYQGVVLVGLLGGVIEAAQADILGVVIAGGLSAVAGTRIWKMNQSQEAEITADKTAIRIAQRRNYSEVEAAEHLLTAIETVAKIEGRSGLDFNELIRCQNLRAISGLSPVGIPNNKIDNW, from the coding sequence ATGGAAGCAAATCTTGAAATTCGTCGTTTATTGGATGTAATGCCGGCATCTGGCAGAATGATGACTAAAATCGTCAGTAAACCAGAGCAAAAAAAAGTTATTGATGCGGCTTTTCCTTTACCTTGGAGTCAGGAACGACCCATATATATTAACTTTGATTTATGGCGACGTTTAACTAAACCGCAACGAGATTTATTATTACTATATCAGGTGAGTTGGTTAATAGGAATTAAGTGGATTAAACCTGATATTTATCAAGGTGTGGTATTAGTAGGTTTATTAGGTGGTGTGATTGAAGCTGCCCAAGCTGATATCTTAGGTGTAGTTATTGCTGGGGGTTTAAGTGCTGTAGCTGGTACGCGAATTTGGAAAATGAATCAATCCCAGGAAGCAGAAATAACCGCTGATAAAACAGCAATTCGCATTGCCCAAAGACGCAATTATTCAGAAGTAGAAGCAGCAGAACATTTATTAACAGCAATTGAAACCGTAGCCAAAATTGAAGGACGTTCTGGGTTAGATTTTAACGAATTGATTCGTTGTCAAAATTTACGGGCAATTTCTGGTTTATCACCTGTAGGAATTCCAAATAATAAAATTGATAATTGGTAA
- the ftsH gene encoding ATP-dependent zinc metalloprotease FtsH — translation MPVENNHKDKMKTPRIQQFGGSLLVLLTLLLLVNLIVPSVFGKRLPQVPYSDFINQVKAGKVTKAIIGGDRIEYAIMAQTPEGKTVEQVFRTTPVAIDLDLPKILRENNVQFAAPPPAENAWIGTLVSWVAPPLIFFGIWAFLMNRQGGGPAALTVGKSKARIYSEGSTGVKFLDVAGVDEAKAELEEIVDFLKNAGKYTTLGAKIPKGVLLVGPPGTGKTLLAKAIAGEAGVPFFSISGSEFIELFVGVGAARVRDLFEQAKQQAPCIVFIDELDALGKSRGGPGGFAGGNDEREQTLNQLLTEMDGFDANTGVIIIAATNRPEVLDPALRRPGRFDRQIVVDRPDKIGREAILKVHAKNVKLSDDVDLGIIAVRTPGFAGADLANLVNEAALLAARNNRQAVLMADFNEAIERLVAGLEKRSRVLNEIEKKTVAYHEVGHAIIGALMPGAGKVEKISVVPRGIGALGYTIQMPEEDRFLMIEDEIRGRIATLLGGRSSEEIVFGKVSTGAADDIQKATDLAERAITIYGMSDKLGPLAFEKVQQQFIEGYGNPRRSISPQVAEEIDKEVKEIVDNAHHIALSILQNNRDLLEEISQELLEKEIMEGGYLREKLTKAQAPAEMDEWLRTGKLDADKPLLQTLLG, via the coding sequence ATGCCAGTAGAAAATAATCATAAAGACAAGATGAAAACTCCAAGAATTCAGCAATTTGGAGGGAGTTTATTAGTTTTACTAACTCTTCTGTTATTGGTGAATTTGATAGTTCCTAGTGTTTTCGGAAAACGGTTGCCACAAGTTCCCTATAGTGATTTTATTAATCAGGTAAAAGCAGGTAAAGTTACTAAAGCTATTATCGGGGGCGATCGCATTGAATATGCAATTATGGCTCAAACTCCCGAAGGTAAAACAGTTGAACAAGTATTTAGAACTACACCTGTAGCAATTGATTTAGATTTACCTAAAATTCTGCGTGAAAACAATGTCCAGTTTGCAGCACCACCACCAGCAGAAAATGCTTGGATTGGTACTCTTGTCAGTTGGGTTGCACCCCCATTAATTTTCTTTGGAATTTGGGCATTTTTAATGAACCGTCAAGGTGGTGGACCGGCTGCATTAACAGTAGGTAAAAGCAAAGCGCGGATTTATTCTGAAGGTAGCACTGGGGTAAAATTCCTCGATGTTGCGGGTGTGGATGAAGCAAAAGCTGAGTTAGAAGAAATAGTTGATTTCTTAAAAAATGCAGGTAAATATACGACATTAGGAGCAAAAATTCCCAAAGGTGTCTTATTAGTTGGACCTCCTGGAACAGGGAAAACATTATTAGCAAAAGCCATTGCCGGTGAAGCTGGTGTACCTTTCTTTAGTATTTCCGGTTCTGAATTTATTGAATTATTTGTTGGTGTGGGTGCTGCAAGAGTTAGAGATTTATTTGAACAAGCAAAACAACAAGCACCTTGTATTGTTTTCATTGATGAATTAGACGCTTTAGGAAAATCTCGCGGTGGACCCGGTGGTTTCGCTGGTGGTAATGATGAAAGAGAACAAACATTAAACCAGTTATTAACAGAAATGGATGGTTTTGATGCTAATACTGGTGTAATTATCATCGCTGCTACCAACCGTCCAGAAGTTCTTGATCCTGCATTACGTCGTCCTGGTCGTTTTGATAGGCAAATTGTCGTAGATAGACCTGATAAAATCGGTAGAGAAGCAATTCTCAAAGTTCACGCTAAAAACGTCAAATTATCAGATGATGTGGATTTAGGAATTATTGCTGTGCGTACACCTGGGTTTGCTGGTGCAGATTTAGCAAATTTAGTCAATGAAGCAGCATTATTAGCAGCAAGAAATAACCGTCAAGCTGTATTAATGGCAGATTTTAATGAAGCCATTGAACGTTTAGTTGCAGGTTTAGAAAAACGTTCTCGTGTATTAAATGAAATCGAGAAAAAGACCGTTGCTTATCACGAAGTCGGACACGCTATCATTGGTGCATTAATGCCAGGAGCAGGTAAAGTAGAAAAAATTTCCGTTGTTCCCCGTGGTATTGGTGCGTTGGGTTATACCATTCAAATGCCAGAAGAAGACCGTTTTTTAATGATAGAAGATGAAATTCGTGGACGTATTGCCACTTTATTAGGTGGACGTTCTTCCGAGGAAATTGTATTTGGGAAAGTCTCTACTGGTGCTGCTGATGATATTCAAAAAGCCACTGATTTAGCAGAAAGAGCAATTACAATTTATGGGATGAGTGATAAACTCGGACCTTTAGCTTTTGAAAAAGTGCAACAGCAATTTATTGAAGGTTATGGAAATCCTCGTCGTTCTATTAGTCCCCAAGTTGCAGAAGAAATTGATAAAGAAGTGAAGGAAATTGTTGATAATGCTCACCACATTGCGTTGAGTATTTTGCAAAATAACCGTGATTTGTTAGAAGAAATTTCTCAGGAATTGTTGGAGAAAGAAATTATGGAAGGTGGTTATTTACGAGAGAAATTAACTAAAGCCCAAGCACCAGCAGAAATGGATGAATGGTTGAGAACTGGTAAGTTGGATGCAGATAAACCTTTGCTGCAAACTTTGTTAGGTTAG